A stretch of Argiope bruennichi chromosome 10, qqArgBrue1.1, whole genome shotgun sequence DNA encodes these proteins:
- the LOC129987464 gene encoding alpha-crystallin A chain-like produces the protein MSGKDLAREIVPRILEGNWWDIFDYPERIMDQLFGVNLFEDDLLPVGGQNGRCRRQINIADSGKSEVKNDKDKFQIDLNVSQFKPEELEVKIADKYVVIHGKQEEKSDEHGFVAREFTRRYMLPDTCDAETVNCSLSPNGMLTILAPKKANKPPLRERKIPLSIKEKKAMGDAK, from the coding sequence ATGTCGGGAAAAGATCTTGCTCGGGAAATTGTGCCACGAATTTTGGAAGGCAACTGGTGGGATATATTTGACTATCCTGAACGTATCATGGACCAATTATTCGGCGTTAACTTATTCGAAGATGACCTGCTCCCAGTAGGGGGTCAAAACGGAAGATGCCGAAGGCAAATCAATATTGCTGATTCAGGAAAATCTGAAGTTAAAAACGATAAAGACAAGTTTCAAATAGATTTGAATGTCAGCCAGTTCAAACCAGAAGAGTTAGAGGTGAAGATTGCTGATAAATATGTTGTGATCCACGGCAAGCAGGAAGAAAAAAGCGATGAACATGGATTTGTGGCCAGAGAGTTCACCCGTCGGTATATGTTGCCAGACACTTGCGATGCTGAGACTGTCAATTGTTCGCTCAGTCCAAATGGAATGCTCACAATATTAGCACCAAAGAAAGCGAACAAACCGCCATTAAGGGAACGCAAGATTCCTCTcagtattaaagaaaagaaagcgaTGGGAGATGCGaagtaa